The Triticum aestivum cultivar Chinese Spring chromosome 7B, IWGSC CS RefSeq v2.1, whole genome shotgun sequence genome window below encodes:
- the LOC123161985 gene encoding putative DNA glycosylase At3g47830, translating to MTRKPKRKLPASPSRRDSPLEPYHGHAAPSPAECLAVRDALLAFHGFPDEFAPFRLLRLGLSPEDEGDQPPPRPTVLDGLVTTLLSQNTTDAISRRAFASLKAAFPSWDQVVDEEGMGLEDAIRCGGLAATKAARIRAMLRGVREKRGAICLEYLRDLSVDEVKRELSQFKGIGPKTVACVLMFYLQKDDFPVDTHVLRITKAIGWVPPTATREKAYIHLNNKITDDLKFDLNCLFVTHGKLCQSCTIKLGVQKPKDVNAVCPLASYCYIKEEIQE from the exons ATGACCCGGAAGCCCAAGCGGAAGCTGCCGGCCTCGCCGTCGAGGCGCGACTCTCCGCTGGAGCCCTACCATGGCCACGCTGCCCCCTCCCCCGCGGAATGCCTGGCCGTCCGCGACGCCCTCCTCGCCTTCCATGGCTTCCCCGACGAGTTCGCGCccttccgcctcctccgcctcggccTCTCGCCGGAGGACGAGGGCGACCAGCCGCCTCCGCGTCCGACCGTCCTCGACGGGCTCGTCACCACCCTCCTCTCGCAGAACACCACCGACGCCATCTCCCGCCGCGCATTCGCCTCCCTCAAGGCCGCCTTCCCCTCCTGGGACCAG GTGGTGGACGAGGAGGGGATGGGGCTGGAGGACGCCATCCGGTGCGGCGGCCTGGCGGCGACGAAGGCTGCGAGGATCCGGGCGATGCTGAGGGGCGTGAGGGAGAAGAGGGGCGCCATTTGCCTTGAGTACCTGCGGGATCTGTCCGTGGATGAGGTGAAGAGGGAGCTCTCACAGTTCAAGGGGATTGGACCGAAGACT GTGGCATGTGTCCTGATGTTCTATCTTCAAAAGGATGACTTTCCTGTAGATACTCAT GTACTCCGCATTACAAAGGCTATTGGTTGGGTTCCTCCAACAGCTACTAGGGAGAAGGCATACATTCATCTGAATAATAAGATTACCGATGATCTGAAGTTTGACTTGAATTGTCTATTTGTTACTCATGGGAAGCTTTGTCAATCGTGTACAATAAAGTTAGGAGTCCAGAAACCCAAGGATGTCAACGCTGTTTGTCCCTTAGCAAGCTACTGTTATATCAAAGAAGAAATTCAGGAATAG